The following are from one region of the Ochotona princeps isolate mOchPri1 chromosome 15, mOchPri1.hap1, whole genome shotgun sequence genome:
- the LOC131482033 gene encoding keratin, type II cytoskeletal 6A-like, with protein sequence MASKTTMRTQTTSTRRGFSSGSARVSRPSHSGFSSVSVSRSRASGGLGGACAGAGFGSRSLYGVGGSQRISVAGGRYGTGSSYSGRFGGGFGFGGASGSGFGFGSGVGGGFGLGGGFGASGPVCPPGGIQEVTVNQSLLTPLNLQIDPTIQRVRTEEREQIKTLNNKFASFIDKVRFLEQQNKVLDTKWTLLQEQGTKTVRQSLEPLFEQYINNLRRQLDSILGERGRLDSELRSMQDLVEDFKNKYEDEINKRTAAENEFVTLKKDVDAAYMNKVELQAKVDGLTDEINFLRAFYDAELSQMQTQISDTSVVLSMDNNRHLDLDSIIAEVRAQYEDIAQRSRAEAEAWYQTKYEELQVTAGRHGDDLRNTKQEIAEINRMIQRLRSEIDHVKKQCANLQAAIADAEQRGELALKDARSKLEGLEDALQKAKQDMARLLKEYQELMNVKLALDVEIATYRKLLEGEECRLSGEGVGQVNISVVQSTMSSGYGSGSGSGYGSGSGLALGGGSSYSYSSGHDLGGGFSSGSTRGLGGGLSSAGGSTSSVKYTTTTSSRRSYRQ encoded by the exons ATGGCCAGCAAAACCACCATGAGGACCCAGACCACCAGCACCCGCCGAGGCTTCAGCTCCGGTTCAGCCAGAGTCTCCAGGCCCAGCCACTCTGGCTTCAGCAGCGTCTCCGTGTCCCGCTCCAGGGCCAGTGGAGGGCTCGGGGGAGCTTGCGCAGGAGCTGGCTTTGGCAGCCGCAGCCTCTATGGCGTGGGGGGCTCCCAGAGGATCTCCGTGGCAGGTGGCCGCTATGGCACCGGCAGCAGCTACTCAGGCCGATTTGGAGGTGGCTTTGGCTTTGGAGGGGCCTCTGGCAGTGGATTTGGTTTCGGCAGTGGCGTCGGAGGTGGCTTTGGACTCGGTGGTGGCTTTGGGGCCTCAGGCCCTGTGTGTCCCCCTGGAGGCATCCAAGAGGTCACCGTCAACCAGAGTCTGCTGACACCCCTCAACCTGCAAATCGACCCCACCATCCAGCGTGTGAGGACAGAGGAGCGCGAGCAGATCAAGACCCTCAACAACAAGTTCGCCTCCTTCATCGACAAG GTGCGCTTCCTGGAGCAACAGAACAAGGTCCTGGACACCAAGTGGACGCTGCTGCAGGAGCAGGGCACCAAGACCGTGAGACAGAGCCTGGAGCCCCTGTTTGAGCAATACATCAACAACCTGCGCAGGCAGCTGGACAGCATCCTGGGCGAGAGAGGCCGCCTGGACTCAGAGCTCAGGAGCATGCAGGACCTGGTGGAGGACTTCAAGAACAA ATATGAAGATGAGATCAACAAGCGCACAGCAGCCGAGAATGAGTTTGTGACTCTCAAGAAG GATGTGGACGCTGCCTACATGAACAAGGTGGAGCTGCAGGCCAAGGTGGACGGGCTCACCGACGAGATCAACTTCCTGAGAGCCTTCTATGATGCG GAGCTGTCCCAGATGCAGACCCAAATTTCTGACACGTCCGTGGTGCTGTCCATGGACAACAACCGGCACCTGGACCTGGACAGCATCATCGCCGAGGTCCGTGCCCAGTACGAGGACATCGCCCAGAGGAGCCGTGCCGAGGCTGAGGCCTGGTACCAGACCAAG TACGAGGAGCTGCAGGTCACAGCTGGCAGACACGGGGACGACCTGCGCAACACCAAGCAGGAGATTGCTGAGATCAACCGCATGATCCAGAGGCTGAGGTCTGAGATCGACCACGTCAAGAAGCAG TGCGCCAACCTGCAGGCCGCCATCGCCGACGCCGAGCAGCGGGGCGAGCTGGCCCTCAAGGATGCCAGGAGCAAGCTGGAAGGGCTGGAGGACGCCCTGCAGAAGGCCAAGCAGGACATGGCACGCCTGCTCAAGGAGTACCAGGAGCTCATGAATGTCAAGCTGGCCCTGGATGTGGAGATCGCCACCTACAGGAAGCTGCTGGAGGGCGAGGAGTGCAG GCTGAGTGGTGAAGGCGTTGGACAAGTCAACATCT CCGTGGTGCAGTCCACCATGTCCAGCGGCtacggcagtggcagtggcagtggctatGGCAGCGGCAGTGGCTTGGCACTAGGAGGCGGCAGCAGCTACTCCTACAGCAGTGGCCATGACCTGGGAGGAGGCTTCAGCTCTGGCAGTACCCGTGGTCTTGGAGGTGGCCTCAGCTCTGCTGGGGGCAGCACTTCCTCTGTCAAgtacaccaccaccacctccagcaGGAGGAGCTACAGGCAATGA